CGGCGGTACGCTGGTGTCGGAAATGGCAACGCTGGGCGATTCGCTGGCAACGCTGGTGATTGGTGCGTCGCTGACTGCGGCAGCGGATACTTTGCACCAGAAAACGGGTGTGCCGGATTACCGTTTCGACCATTTGATGGGGCTGGCGGTGAACGACCAGTTTGTCCACACCCTGCACACGCTTTCCGCCGAACCTGTGCCGCCCAAGTTGCAACGTCAGCGGGCGCAATTGCAGGATGCGATGCTGGATACGCACTTCATGCTCGGTTTGTCGCGCTTCGCCATCGCCGCTGACCCGGATTTGCTCAATGCCTTTTCGCAATTGCTGGCGGAAAACGGCGCGTATACGGTGGCGGCGGTTGCTCCGGCGAATGCACCGATTCTCAAGCACATCGCCGCCGACAAGGTACATATCGGCGATTTGGAAGATTTGGAAAAAGCGGCGGAAGCGAATGAAGCCGAAGTGCTGATTTGCAATTCGCACGGGCAGGAAACCGCGTTGCGGCTGGGTATTCCGTTGTTACGGGCGGGTTTTCCGCAATACGATTTGCTGGGTGGGTATCAGCGGCAGTGGATTGGGTATAGCGGTACGCGCCAGACACTTTTTGATATTGCCAATATTTTGCTGTCGTTGGAGAAGGGCGAAATTCATCCGTACCAGTCGATTTACAAGCAAAAGTGCGATGGGGAAGGAGAGCACTTGCAAACGCTGCAATAACAGCGAAAATGGTGATTTTACCCTTGGAGTTGCCATGCTTACCATCAGCAGCCTGCACACTTACCCAGTCAAATCGCTACAAGGCATTGATTTGATCGAAGCGCGTTTGACCACGCAAGGATTGGCGTTTGACCGTCAGTGGATGTTGGTCGATGCCGCCGGGAAGTTCGTGACCCAGCGGCAAATTCCCTTGCTGGCGAGCATCAGCGTGCGTTTGACCGCCGACAGTTTGGTGCTGGAACACGCCGGATTGTCGCCACTGTCGATTCCGTTAGCGCCGATTCCTGAAAAACGCTGCGAGGTAACGGTGTGGCGCGATACCTGTAGCGGCTGCGACGAGGGTGAGGTGGCTTCGCGCTGGTTGACACAAGCGGTGGGACAGTGGCAGGGCAGCGACTTGCGTTTGGTGCGCTTTGCCCCGGAAGGCGTGCGCCCGGTTGACCCCGCGTATCTGGATGGCGATAGCGCGGATACGGCATTTTCCGATGGCTACCCGTTTCTGATTGTATCCGAGGCTTCGCTGGCGGCGCTGAATGTGCAATTGCTTGCCAATGGCGCGGCGGCGGTGCCGATGGCACGTTTCCGCCCCAACATTGTGGTCAGCGGCATGAGCGCGTTCGGGGAAAATGACTGTAAAACGCTGACCGCCGCCGATGCCAGCTACCGTTTCGCACTGCGTAAGCCGTGTCAGCGCTGCAAAACTACCACGGTAGACCAGCGCACCGGGCTGATTGCCAATCCGAAAGAACCGTTGCGCACCTTGACGGCAATGAAT
The DNA window shown above is from Candidatus Thiothrix sulfatifontis and carries:
- the nifN gene encoding nitrogenase iron-molybdenum cofactor biosynthesis protein NifN, which produces MAEITKRNKALSVSPLKASQTLGAALAFLGFHRAIPMLHGAQGCTAFGKVFFVRHFREPIPLQTSAMDQISAVMGSEDNVVEGLKAICSKNSPSLVGVPTTGLAETQGSDVTMAAGEFRKKHPEYAHIPVVALSTPDFSGCLESGFAKAVEAIIATLVPDAATAGTQPGKRPRQVNVLVNASLTPGDLEALKDTIELFGLRPVVIPDLSDSLDGHLPDEDFSPLTIGGTLVSEMATLGDSLATLVIGASLTAAADTLHQKTGVPDYRFDHLMGLAVNDQFVHTLHTLSAEPVPPKLQRQRAQLQDAMLDTHFMLGLSRFAIAADPDLLNAFSQLLAENGAYTVAAVAPANAPILKHIAADKVHIGDLEDLEKAAEANEAEVLICNSHGQETALRLGIPLLRAGFPQYDLLGGYQRQWIGYSGTRQTLFDIANILLSLEKGEIHPYQSIYKQKCDGEGEHLQTLQ
- a CDS encoding MOSC N-terminal beta barrel domain-containing protein gives rise to the protein MLTISSLHTYPVKSLQGIDLIEARLTTQGLAFDRQWMLVDAAGKFVTQRQIPLLASISVRLTADSLVLEHAGLSPLSIPLAPIPEKRCEVTVWRDTCSGCDEGEVASRWLTQAVGQWQGSDLRLVRFAPEGVRPVDPAYLDGDSADTAFSDGYPFLIVSEASLAALNVQLLANGAAAVPMARFRPNIVVSGMSAFGENDCKTLTAADASYRFALRKPCQRCKTTTVDQRTGLIANPKEPLRTLTAMNPFPQAGAYFGQNATLTTGNGVVIKVGEQVQ